Sequence from the Syntrophales bacterium genome:
CAAGTCCGGGGACGCGGAGGTGGTGATCGCCTCGGGTGCGGAGAACATGGGGAACGTTCCCCTGATCGCCAGCGCGGCCAAGGCGCGTTGGGGAAGCCGCCTGGGGCACATCGAGCTGGAGGACGTCCTGTTCGAGCTGGGGTACGGCCGGAAGGGATTCGCCCCCGTGGCCACCGACGCGGGGCACGTCTCCCTGGAGTACGGGGTGACCCGGGAGATGCAGGACGAGTGGGCCGTGGCCAGCCACCGGAAGTACTTCCAGGCGTATGCCTCCGGGAAGTACAAGGTCGGTGAGGAGCTGATGCCCCTGGAGATTCCCCAGAAGGGCAAGGCTTCGCTGGTGATGGACCGGGACGAATCGCCCCGGGAAAACCTGAATCTGGAGAAGATGTCCGCCCTCAAGCCCGTCTACGGGAGCCCGACGGTCACCGCCGGCAACGCCCCGGGGCTCAACTCCGGCGCCTCGGCGATCGTGCTGATGTCTCGCCGGAAGGCCGATTCCCTGGGACTGGAGGTCCTGGGGGAGGTGGTGGCATGCGAGGCCGCGGCGGGGACGCCGAAGTACATGGCCAACGTGCCGGCCCAGGCGATCGAAAAGATGTTCGCCCGGACGGGGAACCGGATCGACGACGTGGACGTGATCGAGATCAACGAGGCCTTCGCCGCGGTCACGCTGGTGTCGCTGCGTCTCCTGGCCGGGAAGGACCCGGAGAAGGAGAAGGCCCTGCAGGCGAAGGCGAACGTCAACGGCGGGGCCATTGCCATCGGGCATCCTGTCGGGGCCAGCGGCGCCCGGATCGCCATGACGATGATGTACGAGCTCCGGCGTCGCGGCGGCGGCCTCGGCGTGGCGGCTATTTGCGGCGGCCTGTCCCAGGGAGAGGCGCTCTTGCTCAAGGTGTAACGTACGGTTCCAGCGGCCGGCCCCGCATCGCCGATGCGGGGCGCCGCCGGATCGCAGAATATCGATAGAAGGAACGGGAGTCTTTATGAACAGAAAAGTAATCGTAACCTGTGCGCTCGTCGGATCGTCGACGCGCAAGAACCAGAACCCCAACACGCCCTACTCGCCGGAGGAGCTGGCCGACGCGGCGGAGCTGGCCTACAGGGCGGGCGCAGCCATGGTGCACGTCCACGCCGTGGAGGACGACGGCGCTAATTCCATCCGGATTGAGCGGATCAAGGAAAGCCACGACGCCATCAAGGCGCGGGTCCCGGAGCTGATCGTCAACATGACCTCGGCCCTCGGCCCGGGGGCGACGCCGGAACTGCGTCTCGAGCAGATGGAAGCGGTGCGGCCCGAGATGTCCTCCCTCAACATGGCCACCATGAACTTTGCCGCCGTGAACCGGAAGACCGGTGAAGTCCTCGTGGACTACACGTTTGAAAACTCCCTCATCATGGTGGCCAAATTCGCCGCCCGGATGAAGGAGATCGGAACCAAGCCGGAAATCGAGGTCTACTCCTCGTCAGGAATCGACAACTACCACGCCATCGCCGGCGGCGGCTCCTTCACGGAGCCCGTCAACTTCAACTTTGTGTGGGGGGTCTGCGGGGGGAATTCCTTCCGGCCGGGCACCTTCATCGCCATGGCCTCCTCCCTGCCGCCGGGAGCCAACTTTACCACCTGCGGCGTCGGAAACGACGAATGGCCGGCCATCACCCAGTCGATTCTCTGCGGCGGCCACGTTCGCGTAGGCCTGGAGGACAACATCCGGATGCCCGATGGGGCGCTGGCCAAAGGCAACTACGAGCTCGTGGAGCATGCGGTCCGCATCGTCCGGGCCCTGGGCCACGAACCGGCCACGCCGGACGAGGCGCGGGCGATCATGGGAACCATCAAGAGGTGAAAACATGTCTGAATGGTTGAAGGAAGTGGAGCCCCTGACGCTGAAGGGGCAGATCTCGGTGCCGTATTCCTGGTGGACCGGGGAGACGGCGGGTCGGTTTCTCAAGACGCTCCGGGACGAGCGGAAGATCCTGGGGACGCGGTGCGGGTCCTGCGGCAAGGTGTACGTTCCGGCGCGGAAGAGCTGCAGCCGCTGCTTTGTGGACATGGACGAGTGGGTGGAGGTCGGCGGCGAGGGGGTCATCGAGGCCTTCACGGTCGTCCGGTACGGCCACCCGGTGCAGCCGGTGGAGACGCCGTTCGCCTATGCCCTGATCAAGCTGGACGGGTCGGACGTGGGATTTCTGCACCTGATCAAGAAAGACCTGGAGAAGATCGGGATCGGGAAGCGGGTGAAGGCGGTCTTCAG
This genomic interval carries:
- a CDS encoding thiolase family protein, with the translated sequence MQPNDVVIVSAVRTPFGRFDGVLRSILSIDLGVKVLQEVVRRIGLDPAKVDEVYYGTCIPAEYAIYTNVPARQITLLAGFPESNISLTIDRACCSSMTGMRLGYRAIKSGDAEVVIASGAENMGNVPLIASAAKARWGSRLGHIELEDVLFELGYGRKGFAPVATDAGHVSLEYGVTREMQDEWAVASHRKYFQAYASGKYKVGEELMPLEIPQKGKASLVMDRDESPRENLNLEKMSALKPVYGSPTVTAGNAPGLNSGASAIVLMSRRKADSLGLEVLGEVVACEAAAGTPKYMANVPAQAIEKMFARTGNRIDDVDVIEINEAFAAVTLVSLRLLAGKDPEKEKALQAKANVNGGAIAIGHPVGASGARIAMTMMYELRRRGGGLGVAAICGGLSQGEALLLKV
- a CDS encoding 3-keto-5-aminohexanoate cleavage protein translates to MNRKVIVTCALVGSSTRKNQNPNTPYSPEELADAAELAYRAGAAMVHVHAVEDDGANSIRIERIKESHDAIKARVPELIVNMTSALGPGATPELRLEQMEAVRPEMSSLNMATMNFAAVNRKTGEVLVDYTFENSLIMVAKFAARMKEIGTKPEIEVYSSSGIDNYHAIAGGGSFTEPVNFNFVWGVCGGNSFRPGTFIAMASSLPPGANFTTCGVGNDEWPAITQSILCGGHVRVGLEDNIRMPDGALAKGNYELVEHAVRIVRALGHEPATPDEARAIMGTIKR
- a CDS encoding Zn-ribbon domain-containing OB-fold protein; the encoded protein is MSEWLKEVEPLTLKGQISVPYSWWTGETAGRFLKTLRDERKILGTRCGSCGKVYVPARKSCSRCFVDMDEWVEVGGEGVIEAFTVVRYGHPVQPVETPFAYALIKLDGSDVGFLHLIKKDLEKIGIGKRVKAVFREERTAHILDIDSFELT